The Fructilactobacillus myrtifloralis genome contains a region encoding:
- a CDS encoding ABC transporter permease — protein sequence MSFLVKKLFRTVRKNWTQFFSVFLMAFLSVLFYTGLEGTWNGMKQNINHYATQTHLASATLRATAITSRDLHRIRQLPSVKKMNAKTEVETNVNLQGKKRYLTVSTPGKQQISQVRQVDGQRLPQHPRGIYLNQRFAQENGVRVGSFIAVKVNRHEARLKVAGLINAPDKMYYTGSNDFISPQAQAYGYGYVSEETLTNQLHVPTINNVVDLQTKHLVQVEKRLRSLLQDRYVTLQTQKSNIGISTAVDRVGQIRNLSLLFSIIFILLAVLAMYTTIRKVIDQQQQDLSTLQSLGYRNGVLALYYSMYGLLVGTIGAASGLMFAPFLSNFVMNSQKPMFTLPSWKISYTAMPLYIALGVILICMLAAYLAAQVNHGLLPAQAFRKGSTAQVGHRVWLERITKIWQLIPFGNRWSIRANLGNQIQTVMGLVGIIGGLALVMTGFGTKNSMDYQVRQTYGHEYAYTQKINLQQPASATELQRLVNKTNGKPIETITAGLQPHGQFDRPLTILSKHAPVHLQTTDQQQIQNGGVYVTEGIAQRSHLRRNEFVTLHPSLSSKALRLRIKGIVKSNAPQGLYLTQATWEKQGMPFLPSSILTQRSQLSRSVKNSPAVSHFVSLSEQRQNAQTMVDNLGSIFLMIQVFGIMLTIVILYNLGSLSFTERARSYATLEILGFSRGKIRNLTIVETLMITTVGWLVGVPFGEWFLARYVTTFNTNQLIYYPFLTKLSLVGSSLIVIVAAFSTVLLLGRRLRKLDLIAATKGVE from the coding sequence ATGAGCTTTTTAGTCAAAAAATTATTCCGAACGGTCCGGAAAAATTGGACCCAATTCTTCTCAGTTTTTCTGATGGCGTTTCTCAGTGTTCTCTTCTATACGGGACTGGAAGGGACTTGGAATGGTATGAAGCAAAATATTAATCACTATGCAACCCAAACCCACTTAGCAAGTGCCACGTTACGAGCAACTGCTATAACTTCTCGTGATTTGCATCGAATTCGGCAGTTACCGAGCGTGAAGAAGATGAATGCCAAAACGGAAGTGGAAACGAATGTTAACCTCCAAGGGAAAAAGCGTTATTTAACGGTTTCAACTCCCGGAAAACAACAAATTTCGCAAGTTCGCCAAGTTGATGGACAGCGGTTACCGCAGCATCCGCGGGGGATTTATTTAAATCAACGGTTTGCCCAAGAAAATGGAGTACGGGTGGGAAGTTTCATCGCTGTAAAAGTTAATCGTCATGAAGCGCGGCTGAAAGTAGCTGGGTTGATTAATGCACCTGACAAAATGTACTACACAGGTTCGAATGATTTCATTTCTCCTCAGGCACAAGCTTATGGGTATGGATATGTAAGTGAAGAGACCCTAACTAACCAGTTACATGTTCCAACAATCAATAATGTAGTTGATTTACAAACCAAGCATCTGGTTCAAGTTGAAAAACGGTTACGTTCGTTGTTGCAGGATCGATATGTAACGTTACAAACGCAAAAATCGAACATTGGAATATCAACCGCAGTAGATCGGGTGGGACAAATTCGCAATCTTTCACTGCTGTTTTCAATCATCTTTATTCTGTTAGCGGTTCTCGCTATGTATACAACGATTCGAAAAGTAATTGATCAACAACAACAGGATTTATCTACCCTGCAGTCATTGGGGTATCGAAACGGGGTTCTCGCTCTGTACTATTCCATGTATGGATTGTTGGTGGGAACCATTGGGGCCGCAAGTGGCTTAATGTTTGCACCGTTCTTGTCGAACTTTGTCATGAATTCCCAAAAACCAATGTTTACCCTGCCCAGTTGGAAAATTTCTTATACGGCGATGCCTCTTTATATAGCATTAGGAGTGATTCTGATTTGTATGCTGGCGGCTTACCTAGCAGCCCAAGTTAATCATGGCTTACTACCAGCTCAAGCCTTTCGAAAGGGGAGTACTGCTCAAGTTGGCCACCGGGTTTGGTTAGAAAGGATCACCAAAATATGGCAACTAATTCCGTTTGGAAATCGATGGTCAATTAGAGCTAATTTGGGCAATCAGATTCAAACTGTAATGGGGTTAGTTGGAATTATTGGGGGCTTAGCACTGGTAATGACTGGGTTTGGTACAAAGAACTCCATGGATTATCAGGTTCGCCAAACGTATGGACATGAATACGCATACACGCAAAAAATTAATCTGCAGCAACCGGCCAGTGCAACGGAATTACAACGACTCGTGAATAAGACGAATGGAAAGCCGATTGAGACGATTACGGCTGGATTACAACCTCATGGTCAATTTGATCGTCCACTAACCATCTTAAGCAAGCATGCCCCGGTTCACTTGCAGACCACTGATCAACAGCAAATACAAAATGGTGGAGTATATGTGACGGAAGGAATTGCACAACGGTCCCATTTACGTCGCAATGAGTTTGTGACTCTCCATCCCTCGCTCAGTTCGAAGGCGCTGCGGCTCAGAATTAAGGGGATTGTGAAATCGAATGCTCCACAAGGACTTTATCTAACCCAAGCAACCTGGGAAAAGCAGGGGATGCCGTTTCTTCCGAGCTCTATTTTGACGCAACGGTCTCAACTGTCCCGCTCGGTTAAAAATAGTCCCGCTGTTAGTCATTTTGTAAGTTTAAGTGAGCAACGCCAGAATGCCCAGACAATGGTTGATAATCTGGGGAGTATCTTTTTAATGATTCAAGTTTTCGGAATCATGCTTACAATTGTGATTTTATATAATCTGGGTTCGCTGAGTTTTACGGAGCGAGCACGTAGTTACGCCACGTTAGAAATTTTAGGTTTTTCGCGCGGGAAAATTCGAAATTTAACCATTGTAGAAACCTTGATGATCACAACCGTGGGTTGGCTTGTGGGAGTTCCATTTGGAGAATGGTTCCTAGCTCGATACGTTACGACCTTTAACACGAACCAGTTAATTTACTATCCATTTCTCACAAAATTGAGTTTAGTCGGTTCCTCTTTGATTGTGATTGTGGCCGCCTTTTCAACGGTCCTGTTATTGGGTCGAAGGTTACGAAAATTGGATTTGATTGCAGCGACGAAGGGTGTGGAATAG
- a CDS encoding ABC transporter ATP-binding protein, with protein sequence MLKLSHISKTYQTGAETTHALNDVSFEINPNQLTVILGPSGSGKSTMLNILGGMDRPTTGSVTYDGDVINTESDRQLTEYRKKLVGFVFQFYNLISNLTVEENVAIAAQLLNKQYQQPTNDCLAQVGLQQRKQNFPDQLSGGEMQRVAIARALAKHPRILLCDEPTGALDTQTSQQVFKLLQASKNPQTAVVIVTHNPLVEQIADRVIRIRDGQVEKINEISAPLKVEEVDWG encoded by the coding sequence ATGTTAAAACTAAGCCATATCAGTAAAACGTACCAAACTGGAGCGGAGACTACTCATGCACTAAACGACGTTAGTTTTGAAATTAATCCGAATCAACTAACCGTTATTTTAGGTCCAAGTGGTTCTGGGAAAAGTACGATGTTGAACATTTTGGGTGGAATGGATCGGCCGACCACCGGTTCCGTAACTTACGATGGGGACGTGATTAATACAGAATCGGATCGCCAATTAACCGAGTATCGGAAAAAGCTGGTCGGCTTTGTCTTTCAATTTTATAATTTAATTTCTAATTTGACGGTGGAAGAGAACGTTGCGATTGCAGCTCAACTGTTGAACAAACAGTACCAACAACCTACAAACGATTGCTTAGCACAAGTAGGTTTGCAGCAACGAAAGCAAAATTTTCCGGATCAATTATCGGGCGGAGAAATGCAGCGGGTTGCCATTGCCCGGGCTTTGGCTAAACACCCCCGGATTTTACTATGTGATGAACCAACTGGAGCACTTGATACGCAAACGTCCCAGCAAGTTTTTAAGTTGTTGCAAGCTAGTAAGAATCCCCAAACGGCAGTAGTAATTGTGACCCATAATCCGTTAGTAGAGCAAATTGCGGATCGCGTCATTCGAATTCGAGATGGTCAAGTAGAAAAGATTAATGAGATTAGTGCGCCGTTGAAAGTGGAGGAGGTTGATTGGGGATGA
- a CDS encoding winged helix-turn-helix transcriptional regulator, translated as MATEQHLDDCPIQPVVDIISGKWTAYVLWEIYNGNNHYGGMVRALPGISTRTLSTRLKMLEQRGIITRTVFDTNPPTVAYQLTKKGTALAPILTSMKEWSERFRETD; from the coding sequence ATGGCGACAGAACAGCATCTTGATGATTGTCCAATTCAACCAGTGGTTGATATTATTAGCGGCAAATGGACCGCTTACGTTCTCTGGGAAATTTACAACGGGAATAATCACTACGGTGGGATGGTCCGTGCGTTACCGGGAATCAGCACCCGCACCCTCTCTACCCGGTTGAAAATGTTGGAACAACGAGGAATTATTACCAGAACCGTGTTTGACACAAATCCCCCTACGGTTGCTTATCAGCTGACTAAGAAAGGAACTGCGCTAGCTCCGATTCTGACTTCAATGAAGGAATGGTCGGAACGGTTTCGGGAAACGGATTGA
- a CDS encoding FRG domain-containing protein, whose protein sequence is MDEIKSLQDFITLIDDKYDDHWYFRGESKDYGITKNLASGYRWMVDNKKTFVDLLNLRKEFFREVGGNLTQKEIENFLSYSQHHGLPTELLDITANPLVALYFACDSNPKEDGFLYLFSNSIKDDNLYPRQFYSSPYRDLTKKLYSQDISQQHIFFRWFEDIDDSMIQKDLMEESNQFTYYLFQDSDFFKIQDESEKVWNEYSIKYPELAKVSYSKNKFLSQIKNKNYSRSEEISKRFDPIIGLTFSLIGMNMENGMYFPSLKYLLVKPTIIFDRMKNQQGLFIYQLREGVDDEIGDFQPIIPAVKMNIPASKKAKIMKQLNLMGINRKFIYSDDDNVAAYLKENYNESFYREMHPYSNN, encoded by the coding sequence ATCTAGCTAGTGGTTACCGTTGGATGGTTGATAATAAAAAGACGTTTGTTGATTTACTTAATTTAAGAAAAGAATTTTTTAGAGAAGTTGGCGGAAACCTTACACAAAAGGAAATAGAAAATTTTTTATCGTATTCGCAACATCATGGTTTACCAACAGAATTACTTGATATTACAGCTAATCCATTAGTGGCATTGTACTTTGCTTGTGATTCTAATCCAAAAGAAGATGGTTTTTTGTATCTATTTAGTAATTCAATTAAAGATGATAATCTTTATCCAAGACAATTCTATTCTAGTCCATATAGAGATTTAACAAAAAAGTTATATTCACAAGATATATCACAGCAACATATTTTTTTTAGATGGTTTGAAGATATTGATGATAGTATGATTCAAAAGGATTTAATGGAAGAATCTAATCAATTTACTTATTATTTATTTCAAGATTCAGACTTTTTTAAAATCCAAGATGAAAGTGAAAAAGTCTGGAATGAATATTCTATTAAGTATCCAGAACTTGCAAAAGTTAGTTATAGTAAAAATAAATTTTTATCTCAAATAAAGAATAAAAATTATTCACGGTCGGAAGAAATAAGTAAAAGGTTCGATCCAATTATTGGATTAACATTCTCATTAATTGGTATGAATATGGAAAATGGAATGTATTTCCCCAGTCTTAAGTACTTGTTAGTTAAACCAACAATTATTTTTGATCGAATGAAAAATCAACAAGGATTATTTATTTATCAATTAAGAGAAGGTGTAGATGATGAAATAGGGGACTTTCAGCCAATTATACCAGCTGTTAAAATGAATATTCCGGCTAGTAAAAAAGCTAAAATAATGAAACAACTTAATTTGATGGGGATTAATCGAAAATTTATTTATTCTGACGATGATAATGTAGCTGCTTATTTAAAAGAAAATTATAATGAATCCTTTTATAGGGAAATGCATCCTTATAGTAATAATTGA